Within the Candidatus Alcyoniella australis genome, the region TGCTCTTGGCGCCGTTGACTTCCGAGCGGTTCTTGGTGCAGGCGGTCCCGGCCCTCACGGCCGCGAGCTGCGCCACAACCACCTCGTGCAACAGATGCTGTTTGACCTCCGCGCCGAACACCGTGTCGTCGAGCTCTATTTTCTCGACCGGTTTGCGGCTCGAGTCGACAACATCGACTTTCATGTCGCATCTCCCTTGTGATCCTTGACCGCCGACTGGATCGAGACCAGACCGTTGCGGCCACCCGGAGCCGGGCCGTTGATGAACAGCAGGTTCTTTTCGGCGTCGATGGAAAACACGCGGACCATCGGCACCGTGGAGCGCTTGTTGCCCAGCTGACCGGGCATCTTGCGTCCCTTGACCACGCGGCTGGGCCACGCTGAGTTGCCGATCGATCCCGGCGGACGCTTGTTGTGCGAGCCGTGAGTCATCGGTCCACGGTGGAAGTGATGCCGCTTGATCGTTCCAGCGAATCCCTTGCCCTTGCTCGTGCCGATGATGTCCAGCAGCTGGCCGGGCTTGAACTGCTCGACCGTGAGCTCCTGACCGGACGTAAAGGCGCTGGGATCGTCCACGCGGAACTCGCGCAGCACGCGATAGGCCGTTTTCGACCCGTTGCCCTTGAAGTGTCCGGACAGCGGCTTATTGGTCTTCTTCAGATCGAGCGGCTCGAATCCGACCTGGATCGCATCGTAGCCGTCCTTGTCAGCGACCTTGACCTGGATCACGACGCAGGGACCGGCCTCGATTACGGTCAGGCCGTGGCACTGCCCCTTGTCGTCGTAGCTCTGGGTCATGCCCAGTTTTCGTCCTAGGATTCCAACCATTGCCGCGCTCCTCAGATCAGCTTGATATCGACGCTCACGCCGGCGGCGAGCTCGAGCTTACCCATGGCGTCCATTGTCGCCTGGTTGGTCTCGAAGATCTCGATCAGCCTTTTGTGAGTCCGAATTTCAAACTGTTCACGGCTCTTCTTGTCAATGTGGGGTGAGCGCAGTACGCAGAACTTCTCGATCCGCGTGGGCAGGGGAATCGGTCCCGAAACCCTGGCGCCCGTACGCTTGGCAGCCTCGGCTATCTCTTGAGCCGACTTGTCAAGCAACTTGTGATCGTAAGCCTTGAGGCGAATGCGAATTCGCTGATTCTCCATCTGCCCTGACGCTCCTGTCTGTTAATTAGGCCTTGATCTTGGTGATGACGCCGGCGCCCACTGTGCGGCCGCCCTCGCGGATCGCG harbors:
- the rplC gene encoding 50S ribosomal protein L3, producing MVGILGRKLGMTQSYDDKGQCHGLTVIEAGPCVVIQVKVADKDGYDAIQVGFEPLDLKKTNKPLSGHFKGNGSKTAYRVLREFRVDDPSAFTSGQELTVEQFKPGQLLDIIGTSKGKGFAGTIKRHHFHRGPMTHGSHNKRPPGSIGNSAWPSRVVKGRKMPGQLGNKRSTVPMVRVFSIDAEKNLLFINGPAPGGRNGLVSIQSAVKDHKGDAT
- the rpsJ gene encoding 30S ribosomal protein S10 is translated as MENQRIRIRLKAYDHKLLDKSAQEIAEAAKRTGARVSGPIPLPTRIEKFCVLRSPHIDKKSREQFEIRTHKRLIEIFETNQATMDAMGKLELAAGVSVDIKLI